The window ATGTCAAGAATAGATAGCCTATCAAGCCAGCGATGTAACTGTGGTCCGCGGTAACATTTGGCGCCAAAAGATAGCCATTAATAAAATTTACTAGTAAAAAGCCTGCTGTACTCAGCCTTACAACAGTTGGCACGTAGTTTCTGATTGGCTTGAATCTGGCGTCTAGTTTTTTATCAAATTTGTTTGCGCTGAGCCATTTTCCGATTAACCTTAAAACTGCCAGTCCAATAAACAAGATTAGACCAGCAATTAGCCACTCGCCGAATTCTAGCCGAGGTTGATGTTCTACAAACATATCATTCTCGAACCACTTTACATGTGCAAAAATTTCTTGCATCAAATCCTACTTTCTACTTTTTCTTCTTTTCTTCTTCTTTAGACGACTTCGGGCGTCCGTAGTAAAGAATTAGGGAAATCATGATTGCCGCAATCCAGAGCGCGTATTCCTGGTAGGTTGAAATGGTTTGGTTAATGTTAGACGCAAGTAAATTATTACGCGTTTCATAAGATACGGCTAGTTGGACGATTAACCAGCCAACTATTACGATCGCCGGAGTTAAGAGTACCCCCATAATCCATAAGTGAGTTTTCTTAGTTGATTTCCGAGTTAGCAACAAAGCTGTTACGGCCGGTCCAAAACCCAGGAATATTGAGGTAGCTGCATCAATATTGTTGCTACCTACAGGCACAAGCGAGCGAGCAAACAATATCGCCTCATTGTTGGTCACATAGACCAATACCCAGCCGAAAGCCAACATACCTAACACCGACAGCATGTTCGATCGAAAATATAATGCCATCAGAGCTAACCCTGCTAAAGCAAAAAAGATTATGCTTTCCACAGGCTAAGCATACCCCGAAAACGACCGATTGTCATTCTTGCAGCGCTAGCTTTAGCATTCTAGAGGGAGCTTGATGTTTTGCTCGCCAAGACCTTTTTAACAAAATGGGCGTACCTTTCGGTCTGGTCTTCAAAACCATGGTCCTCACCATGTAGCATGAAATATGAAACTCGATTTGGAAATTCGCGTTTAAGTCGCTGGGCATTTTCAAGTGTAGAGCCTGCTGGAGCTACAGTATCATTAGTTAAAACACCAATAGTTATATCTAAGTTCGGGTGGCGGTTCATCGCTTCAGTTCTTTGATCTAAAGCTGAGCCCATAGACATGCCCTTAGCGTAATCCAAAATTACTCCAGGGTGTCTAAAATATCTACCTAAATCAGCTAACTCTAGAGCAATACCGCCCAGAAAACTTTCACCATAGCCATAGGCTCCAACATGCTCGCCGTTATACGGGTGTAGGTGATCCGAGGTGTATAAGGCTTGTTGGACTTTTTCTGCATTCAGTAGTTGTCTTCGGCTGCGCTTGAGTTCAGATGGGCTAGCCATCACGAATACTTTTTCAACCTTGATCTTCTGGTCGGCCGCTGCTATCGCTAGACCCATGGCCAGCTCACTACCAAAAGAAAATCCAACAATGTTAATTAGCTCAACTCCGCATTCTCTAAGCACCTTGGTTGGCCCCTCCATAATCCCAGAGAAGACACCGATCCTAGCGCGAGCTCGAGCAGACTTATTAGGCACTACAGATCTGCCAGTGCCAGGTGTGTTGAAACTAATCATTGGCATCTCGCAGGCTTCGGCTATCTTATAGCCTTGATAGGCAATCGATCCTTTCTGTAATGTCGCTTCAAAACCCAGTAGCTGCACGAGCACCGGCTTGGTTGGGTCGAATCTTTCCCAGTTAAATCTACGGAATTCTACACCTTGGATTGTTTCTGTTTCGGGAATTTTTGATTCGACTCTCTGCCACAGCTCAGCTGGATCTTGCTGGCTGCTTGCAATCGCTTGCATCAGATATTCTTGAGGCGTTAAACCTTGGAGTAGGTTAAACCTAGCCACCGGGCTATTCAACCTTGGTGAACTTTCGAAACTGTCTGTTAACTTTTGTTTTGATATTGATGGCATAATACTATTATAGCATTTTTCACTATATTTTTCAATATTGAGTGTCTGATGACATATCTATGTTTAACCTATTGCCCAGGTAATAGCCCCTGGCCTGTGCCTGACCAGCATTAATTTCTAATACATACTTCGCGGGCTTATCAGAAGTGTAGGTAACTTCGGGCATGGATCCTGCAGGTGGAGCGTTGTAAACTATGTCGACAATTCTAAAATCTGAGTCCATCCAAATGATATCGAGCGGAAAGTTCATATCTTTCATCCAGAAGCTATAATAATTTTCAGATTCAAAAACAAACAGCATACCGCTCTCTTCATCCAATGTAGGACGACCAGACAAGCCTCGGCTCCGCTCCACGCTAGTTATCGCATATTCGAGATGTATGCCCAAGCTAGTTGGCTGAGCTTGGTTGGTCGATATACTTTGTTGGTAAAGCAAAAGGCTTGAAGCCACACCAATCGCTGCCAGAACAACTATTAATAGGATTACGCGGTTACTTCGTCTAAGCGCCGACTTTATCTTTACGATTTCTCTGCTTAGCATTGGCTTCTACATATTCGATAATTTTCGTGGCAATATCTACGCCAGTAATTGATTCTATGCCCTCTAATCCAGGTGCTGAATTGACTTCAAGTACCATCGGACCACTATTTGAGCGAATGATATCAACGCCACATATCGATAAGCCCATGCTTTTTGCCGCTCTGATAGCAAGATTCTTTTCTTCGGGAGTCATGAATGTTTTTTTACCTTGTCCACCCTGATGGATATTCGATCTAAAATCATCATCTAGACTACGACGCTCATAGCAGGCGACCACTTGACCACCGATCACAAATGCGCGTATATCAGCACCGGCGGCTTCTTCGATATATTCCTGAAGTAAAAAGCTGGTGTCATTGACATAGAACGCCTGGATTACAGATTTCGCAGCTTTTCTTGTCTCGACCAGTACTACTCCATTACCCTGTGTACCACTTGCAAGCTTTAGAATCATGGGTAAGCCAATGTGGTCGATTAAGTCGTCGACTTCGGATGTTTGTCTAGAAAAGATTGTTTTCGGTATATTTACGCCGTATTTGCTCATAATTTGTAGTGAGCGCAATTTATCTCTTGAGCGACTAATTGCAATCGAGCGGGCAGTAGTGTAGACGCCCATCATCTCAAATTGCCTTACAATCGAAGAACCATATGGGGTTAGGCCTGGTAGGATTCTGGGTATTACAGCATCAACCCCTTTAAGGCTGCTCCCTCGGTAACGTACATCTGGTCGGTTTTTCTCTATCTCTACATAACACTCTGGGAACTTTACGGTTTTGAATTCATGCCCACGTGCTTTTGCCGCCTCACGCAATCGCTTGACTGTGTAGCCGGGCTGTCTGGTTAATACAACTATCTTCATATGCTTCCTTTCTCTATGGAATCTTTAACTGATTGTCTAAGTCGATTCAACTTCTCTTCGATATATGCTCCAGAAGTTAATTGTGGTACCGGGTTAACCTCTAAACATATGTAGGCTTTATACTTCTCTGCATAGACCAAGTCAACACCCCCCATCTCTCGTTCTAGAATCCTGGCAGCAGATTCAGCCATATCTAGTGTGTCTTGGTCAATTTCATTAATTGAGATTACTTCTGCCAAACCACCTTGCGAAGTATTGTTTAGGTGACCTTGATTATTCGAACTTCTACGGATTATCATAATCGGCTTGAAGTCTGCGCATATTAAACGTAGATCGTGATTATTCGGCACATACTCTTGCAAGAGCATCATACGATTACTGGTCGTTTTGGCCAAAGAGTCCGTAGGGTTAATAAGAAAATTATCATTCCCCCGACTCGTGGCCGCCGCTTTATAAACATAATCGCTGGCCCCATCGGCGTTCATCTGGGTAGCTAACCACTCTTTATCAACCGAGAACCATGTTTTTGGTATTTTAACTCCATTGATCGCCAGTTTCATCATTGCTGATAATTTAGTTGTAGACCGCTGGTGCAATACCTCGCTATTCCAACAACTTACGCCTTTGCTATTGGCATACAATGCGGCAGCATACGCTAGGTCCTTGTAATATACACCGCCGGCATTTGCATACCAGCCAAAGAAAAGAATCAAATTATAATCTTTAAGATCGACCCCATTTTTTGTTTGGACTAATGTATGTTCGTTACTAATCATAAACCTGAGGTCAGTATAATCTGCTGTATCTACCTCCATGTGCTCACTGAATGCCTCCCCGATCAACTCGGGGTCGTTTTTCGTTTTTAGGTTTGACCTACCAAGGATTAATAATTTCTGCTTCATGCTGTTCCCACTATTAACGATTCGAATTCTTCTACGTTCATCATATGACTTTCTAAGCTTTCCCACAATCTTAAGTTTGCGCCAAAATAGACCGCATCTTTAGTAAGTACAAACCCAGGGATATCTGAATGACCACCATTAAAAGCTCGAGCTGTTTCACAAAATGCTACTCGACTTGCCCCACCCTTGTCATGAAAACCTATAATCAATGTGGCCAATCTTACCAGTTCATAAACTTGCTTGAAATCACGTTTATTACCATCCACTCCCCAACCTAGTGCAACCGCAAGATACCTTAGGCTTCTTTTGTACATAAACCTCGTAAAGCTAAGTTGTTCGGCAAGCACTCCAATCCCCTCCTCGTCTAGGCTATATGGTATGCCGT of the Candidatus Nomurabacteria bacterium genome contains:
- the rimK gene encoding 30S ribosomal protein S6--L-glutamate ligase; protein product: MKIVVLTRQPGYTVKRLREAAKARGHEFKTVKFPECYVEIEKNRPDVRYRGSSLKGVDAVIPRILPGLTPYGSSIVRQFEMMGVYTTARSIAISRSRDKLRSLQIMSKYGVNIPKTIFSRQTSEVDDLIDHIGLPMILKLASGTQGNGVVLVETRKAAKSVIQAFYVNDTSFLLQEYIEEAAGADIRAFVIGGQVVACYERRSLDDDFRSNIHQGGQGKKTFMTPEEKNLAIRAAKSMGLSICGVDIIRSNSGPMVLEVNSAPGLEGIESITGVDIATKIIEYVEANAKQRNRKDKVGA
- a CDS encoding alpha/beta hydrolase, encoding MPSISKQKLTDSFESSPRLNSPVARFNLLQGLTPQEYLMQAIASSQQDPAELWQRVESKIPETETIQGVEFRRFNWERFDPTKPVLVQLLGFEATLQKGSIAYQGYKIAEACEMPMISFNTPGTGRSVVPNKSARARARIGVFSGIMEGPTKVLRECGVELINIVGFSFGSELAMGLAIAAADQKIKVEKVFVMASPSELKRSRRQLLNAEKVQQALYTSDHLHPYNGEHVGAYGYGESFLGGIALELADLGRYFRHPGVILDYAKGMSMGSALDQRTEAMNRHPNLDITIGVLTNDTVAPAGSTLENAQRLKREFPNRVSYFMLHGEDHGFEDQTERYAHFVKKVLASKTSSSL
- a CDS encoding DUF192 domain-containing protein, which translates into the protein MLSREIVKIKSALRRSNRVILLIVVLAAIGVASSLLLYQQSISTNQAQPTSLGIHLEYAITSVERSRGLSGRPTLDEESGMLFVFESENYYSFWMKDMNFPLDIIWMDSDFRIVDIVYNAPPAGSMPEVTYTSDKPAKYVLEINAGQAQARGYYLGNRLNIDMSSDTQY